One window of Daphnia carinata strain CSIRO-1 chromosome 7, CSIRO_AGI_Dcar_HiC_V3, whole genome shotgun sequence genomic DNA carries:
- the LOC132088178 gene encoding putative ankyrin repeat protein RF_0381, giving the protein MEYKKKDLIGRGACGSVFGGTFNGQKVAIKRVELMDETVHPVDNELEVLQQLDHPNVIKFLHFESDENFKYYVLEFCDTSLDKLFLKPYDPRKYKGPIPLPIEMFLHLASGLAYIHSRGLTHRDIKPENILISVKMIDEGEQATMKWGDFGLCRPVNERGTYTMSGIKGTRSWFAPELYEILDNNVLDGKRGTVNSDVFAEGLVFGYILLNGNHLYGADEEIMTNIRQNIPINMDKIHNLHWARSLLTKMLTTEPTERIASRDVVTELQSIQTKLGWNDLHWVCANNSKSNTIEEIELLIKRGIDTNAKSNEGLSALHVLCTYNSSPYLTDAIDFLIKNGLDGNAKDNNGFNVLHTLCAFNSSSNLMDQFEKLIQLGTDVKAKSGKFGANALHFLCAYNSSSNLIGAIKRIDVNTRDNKGRNPLHYLCTYNSSPYLTDAIEFLTKKGNDVNAEDKNRINVLHALCANNSSLQIIDAIDKLIQLGIDVNAKDDEGANALHFLCSNNSSSNLMDGIEKLIQLGIDVNAKGDSGLNALHALCGKNSSSNLIDGIEKLIELGIDLNAKEKGGFNALHVLCLNNSSTNFIDGIEKLIELGIDLNAKDKDGLNALHVLCLKNSSTNLIDGIEKLIQLGIDMNAKNNSGLNALHALCGTNSSSNLMDVIEKLIQLGIDMNAKNNSGLNALHYLCVRNSSTSLIDGIEKLIQLGIDVNARRGDGLNALHVLCKENASTNLTKAIKLLIHLGIDSHSKVKNGRNALHFLCTSNSSENLFDAVKYLIELGMEIKSNDYDAKDLLRKNYK; this is encoded by the exons ATGGAGTACAAGAAGAAGGATTTAATAGGAAGAGGTGCATGCGGTTCAGTGTTTGGTGGTACATTTAATGGCCAAAAGGTAGCAATAAAACGGGTTGAGCTGATGGATGAAACAGTTCATCCAGTAGACAACGAGCTGGAAGTTCTTCAACAATTGGACCACCCGAATGTTATCAAATTCCTTCATTTCGAAAGCGATGAAAATTTCAa atactatgttttggaattttgCGACACATCATTGGATAAGCTGTTCTTAAAACCGTACGATCCTAGGAAATACAAAGGACCTATACCACTCCCTATCGAAATGTTCCTCCATTTAGCTTCAGGACTTGCCTATATCCATTCGCGGGGTTTAACTCACCGAGATATAAAACCGGAAAACATTCTGATTTCTGTGAAAATGATTGATGAAGGCGAACAGGCAACGATGAAGTGGGGTGATTTTGGGCTGTGCCGACCCGTGAATGAACGAGGAACATACACAATGAGTGGAATCAAAGGAACTCGATCTTGGTTTGCGCCCGAGCTGTACGAAATTCTGGATAACAATGTTTTGGACGGAAAACGCGGAACAGTCAATAGCGATGTCTTCGCAGAAGGGCTCGTCTTCGGTTACATTCTCTTGAATGGAAACCATCTCTACGGTGCCGACGAAGAAATTATGACAAACATCAGACAGAATATACCGATTAATATGGATA AGATTCACAATTTGCATTGGGCACGCAGTTtgttaacaaaaatgttgaccaCTGAACCTACTGAGAGAATCGCATCACGAGATGTCGTTACTGAACTTCAATCCATTcaaacgaaa CTTGGATGGAATGATTTACATTGGGTGTGTGCAAACAACTCAAAATCAAACacaattgaagaaattgagTTGTTGATAAAACGCGGAATCGATACAAACGCAAAGAGCAACGAAGGACTGAGCGCGTTGCACGTTTTGTGCACATACAATTCCAGTCCTTATTTAACAGATGCAATCGACTTCTTAATCAAAAACGGATTGGATGGAAACgcaaaagacaacaacggcTTTAACGTACTCCACACTTTATGTGCATTcaattcaagttcaaatttaaTGGACCAATTCGAAAaattaatccaactcggaactGACGTGAAAGCAAAGAGCGGTAAATTCGGAGCAAACGCCCTCCATTTCCTCTGTGCTTACAATTCAtcatcaaatttaattggcgCAATCAAAC gaatcgatgtgaacaCAAGAGACAACAAAGGACGAAACCCACTCCATTATTTGTGCacatacaattcaagcccttATTTGACTGATGCAATCGAGTTCTTaaccaaaaagggaaatgatgTTAATGCAGAAGATAAAAACCGCATTAACGTACTCCACGCTTTGTGTGCAAACAACTCAAGCTTACAGATAATAGACGCAATCGacaagttaatccaactcggaatcgacgtaaacgcaaaggatgacgagggagcaaacgcactccatttcctgtgtagtaacaattcatcctcaaatttaatggatggaatcgaaaagttaatccaactcggaatcgacgtgaacgcaaagggtGACAGCGGATTGAACGCACTCCATGCCCTGTGCGGAAagaattcatcctcaaatttaattgatggaatcgaaaagttaatcgaACTTGGAATCGACTTGAACGCAAAGGAGAAGGGCGGATTTAACGCACTCCATGTCCTGTGCTTAAAcaattcatccacaaatttcattgatggaatcgaaaagttaatcgaACTTGGAATCGACTTGAACGCAAAGGATAAGGACGGATTGAACGCACTCCATGTCCTCTGCTTAAAGaattcatccacaaatttaattgatggaatcgaaaagttaatccaactcggaatcgacatGAACGCAAAGAATAACAGCGGATTGAACGCACTCCATGCCCTGTGCGGAAcgaattcatcctcaaatttaatggatgtaatcgaaaagttaatccaactcggaatcgacatGAACGCAAAGAATAACAGCGGATTGAACGCACTTCATTACCTGTGCGTAAGAAATTCATCCACTAGTTtaattgatggaatcgaaaagttgatccaactcggaatcgacgtaaacgcaagGCGCGGCGATGGACTAAACGCACTCCATGTTCTTTGCAAGGAAAATGCAAGCACAAATTTAACTAAAGCCATCAAACTGTTGATCCACCTTGGAATTGATAGCCATTCAAAGGTCAAAAACGGAAGAAATGCACTGCATTTCCTGTGCACATCTAATTCCAGTGAAAACCTATTCGATGCGGTCAAATATTTAATTGAATTAGGAATGGAGATTAAATCCAACGATTACGACGCGAAGGATCTCTTAcgcaaaaattacaaataa